Part of the Bacteroidota bacterium genome, GCGCTCGAAGCCGTCTTCCGGCCCCTCGACGGCGTCGAGGTCTACGGCACTTTCCTCGCCGACGACCTCGACTTCGGACTGCTGGGCCAGAACTCGTTCAACAACAAGTGGGCGGTGCAGGCGGGGCTCGGCGGCACGCTCGGGCCGGCGCTCGGGTGGGTCGAGTACACCCGCGTCGAGCCGTTCGTCTACACCCACCGCTTCCTGCTCGACGGGTCGTTCTACAATGCCTACCAGCACAACGGCTTCGGCCTCGGGCACCCGCTCGGCCCGAACGCGGACCAGGTCGAGGTCGGGCTGCGGGCGTGGGGACCCTACCGGACGCGCGGCGAGGTCCGGGCGCGCTACGCCCGGCGCGGCGAGAACATCGTGGACCCCGAGACCGGCGAGGTCACCCGCAACGTCGGGGGCGACATCGCCGACGGGCGCCAGCCACCGTTCGACGACTTCTCCAAAATCTTCCTCGCGGGCGACCGCTTCGCAGGCCCCGGCCTGACGGTCGGCCTGACGTGGGAGCCGGTCCGCGACATCGCGCTCAACGTCTTCGCCGACCTCCAGCAGTGGGACCGCGACACCAACCGCCTCTTCGTCCGCACCGAGTTTGCCGTGGACCTGTAGCATGCGAGGGCGACCGACCGGCCGCCCTCGCAGGGTACACGTTGATGCGTGTCAGGCCATCGCCGGTTCGGCGTGCTCGATGCGGGTGCCGAGCACGTCGAGGAAGGCGGCGAGCCACTTCGGGTGGGCAGGCCAGGCCGGGGCGGTGACGAGGTTGCCGTCGACCTCGGCCTCGGTCACGTCGATGTCGGCGTAGCGGCCGCCGGCGCGGGTGACTTCGGGGCCGCACGCGGGGTAGGCCGAGCAGCTTCGCCCGTCGAGGATGCCGGCGGCGGCGAGGATCTGCGCGCCGTGGCAAACGGCGGCGATGGGCTTGTTCTCGCGGTCGAAGTGGCGGACGATGTCGAGCACGCGGTCGTTGAGGCGGAGGTACTCGGGGGCGCGCCCGCCGGGGATCACGAGCGCGTCGTAGTCGGCCTCGTCGACCGCGTCGAAGGTGGCGTTGAGCGCGAAGTTGTGCCCGGGCTTCTCGGTGTAGGTCTGGTCGCCCTCGAAGTCGTGGATGGCCGTCTTGACGCTGCCGCCGTCTTCCTTGTCGGGGCAGACGGCGTGGACGGCGTGCCCGACCATCTGGAGCGCTTGGAACGGCACCATCACCTCGTAGTCCTCGACGAAGTCGCCGACGAGCATGAGAATCTTTTTGCCAGCCATGAGGTCCTCCTGGAAGTGGTGAGTAGAAAGGGGTTCCCCCTACACGGCCACTCGGTGCGAAAGGTCCCTGGGGCAGGCCGGGTCCGTCCGAGCTCAAGGTGAGATCTCTTGGAAACTGATGCCATTTAATGACACTGAACGCTATCGTAGTCCATTCGTCCTAAGCCTATGCAGAGCCTGAACGTCACCGTCACCGACGAGCAGAAGAAACTCGTCAGCCAGGTCGTTGCGGAAGGGCGCTACGCTTCCGCCAGCGAGGTTGTGCGCGACAGCCTGCGCCTCTTCAGCGAGCGCGAGATGCTCCGGGAGGCGAAGCTGCAGGAGTTGCGGCGGCTCATTGAAGAAGGACGCACAAGCGGCGTCTCTACACCCTGGGACCTCGACGTGTTTTTGGCCGAGGCACGCGCGAGGCGCGAGGGGGAGTCCTGATGCCTCGCATCGAGCAGACTCCAGAAGCACGCCTCGATCTCTAAACCTGTGGGACTACATCGCTGCCCGAAGCGTAGCCGGTGCCGACAAGCGAATTCGGGAGATCGACAAGGCGTTCGAGTTACTCGCCGAGAACCCCGGCCTCGGGCGGGCGCGACCCGAACTGGCAACCGGGCTCAGGAGCTTTCCCGTAGGTCGCCATGTCGTCTTCTATCAACCGCTCGACGACGGAATCGACGTGCAGCGCGTGCTCCACGAAGCGCAGGACGTAGACCGTGCGTTCAACCCTGGAGATGAGGACGCATAAAACTGAGGGGCCCGCTTCCAGCGTCAGTCCAGGCTGAAGAAGAAGGTGATCGTGCCCTCCTGGTTCTCCTGCGGCGCGGCGGGCGGGAGCGGGTTGAACGTCCAGCCGCGGACGGCGTCCTGCACGGCGCGGTCGAGCGCCGGCCCGGCCCGGCGCAGGATGAGCACCTGGGCTACCCCG contains:
- a CDS encoding DJ-1/PfpI family protein — protein: MAGKKILMLVGDFVEDYEVMVPFQALQMVGHAVHAVCPDKEDGGSVKTAIHDFEGDQTYTEKPGHNFALNATFDAVDEADYDALVIPGGRAPEYLRLNDRVLDIVRHFDRENKPIAAVCHGAQILAAAGILDGRSCSAYPACGPEVTRAGGRYADIDVTEAEVDGNLVTAPAWPAHPKWLAAFLDVLGTRIEHAEPAMA
- a CDS encoding type II toxin-antitoxin system ParD family antitoxin, yielding MQSLNVTVTDEQKKLVSQVVAEGRYASASEVVRDSLRLFSEREMLREAKLQELRRLIEEGRTSGVSTPWDLDVFLAEARARREGES
- a CDS encoding type II toxin-antitoxin system RelE/ParE family toxin gives rise to the protein MKKDAQAASLHPGTSTCFWPRHARGARGSPDASHRADSRSTPRSLNLWDYIAARSVAGADKRIREIDKAFELLAENPGLGRARPELATGLRSFPVGRHVVFYQPLDDGIDVQRVLHEAQDVDRAFNPGDEDA